The following coding sequences lie in one Spinacia oleracea cultivar Varoflay chromosome 1, BTI_SOV_V1, whole genome shotgun sequence genomic window:
- the LOC110789232 gene encoding centromere/kinetochore protein zw10 homolog: MSELIISNFLSKVVPDDASKLVDFQKIMNSSSEFEIVLQEIMFISKSDKNDERLSNFADNVEVHFAVRKKREMLANARQLILRCDFTVPEVNSHSTCLISLCSSAGITY, translated from the exons ATGTCTGAGCTTATTATTTCTAACTTCCTCTCAAAG GTTGTCCCTGATGATGCTTCAAAGTTAGTTGATTTTCAGAAGATCATGAACTCTTCTTCTGAATTTGAGATTGTTTTACAGGAGAttatgttcatttccaaatctGATAAGAATGATGAAAGATTAAGCAACTTTGCTGATAACGTGGAGGTACACTTTGCTGTgaggaaaaagagagaaatgCTGGCAAATGCTAGACAGTTGATTCTACGATGTGACTTTACTGTTCCAGAAGTCAACTCTCATTCAACCTGTCTTATATCTTTGTGCTCATCTGCTGGAATTACGTACTAA